The following proteins are encoded in a genomic region of Plasmodium chabaudi chabaudi strain AS genome assembly, chromosome: 1:
- a CDS encoding T-complex protein 1 subunit zeta, putative has product MSVHMLNKKADSLRSTNVLLTNINASKGMYEIIKSNLGPKGSYKMLVSASGAIKITKDGNVLLNEMMIQHPTATMLGRICSSIDENLGDGSSSNLIITTGLIYLSEKFILYENIHPRIITQGFDTVKNILFDLLDTMKIPINMEDNFNKEVLYNVAKTCVRTKLPIQLADKLSEDLVDSIQIVYNKNKQIDLHMIEVMDIKRNMSINTKLVRGMVLDHGCRHPNMPNRLTKCFILVLNTSLEYEKSEVFSSFVYSNAEDRDKLVESERKFTDDKIKKIIEIKKNIIEKKFKETGEMYNFAVFNQKGIDPISLDLLAKENIMALRRIKRRNLERIVLCCGGNPCNNVYDIVEEDIGYAGLVYEICVNDEKYTFIEEVLNPKSCTIFIQAPNDYTIKQIKDAIRDGLRSIKNAIDDNCVISGAGAFEIAAYNKLKQEEKNIKGKQKFSFDIYANSLLNIPKVLLENSGLDIHQSLFNVIDKYNENPAEPLGVDLDSGEPIIPHLRGIYDNYCVKKQIISISTAIAQQILLVDEIIRAGKSMGGEK; this is encoded by the exons ATGTCGGTCCATATGCTAAACAAAAAGGCGGACAGCCTCCGCTCGACGAACGTGTTGCTTACAAACATAAATGCGAGCAAGGGGATgtatgaaataataaaaagtaacCTTGGTCCAAAGGGGAGTTACAAGATGCTAGTTAGCGCATCAGGtgctataaaaataacaaaagatgggaatgttttattaaatgaaatgaTGATACAACATCCAACAGCCACGATGTTAGGTAGAATATGTTCAAGTattgatgaaaatttaGGAGATGGATCAAGTagtaatttaataataacaacaggattaatttatttatcagaaaaatttatattatatgaaaatatacatCCTCGAATTATTACACAAGGGTTTGATAcagttaaaaatatattatttgatttgtTAGATACAATGAAAATTCCAATAAATATGGaagataattttaataaagaggtattatataatgttGCTAAAACATGCGTTCGAACTAAATTGCCAATACAGCTAGCTGATAAATTATCTGAAGACTTAGTGGATAGTATTCAGattgtttataataaaaataagcaaaTAGATTTACATATGATTGAAGTTATGGatataaaaaggaatatgAGCATAAATACAAAACTTGTTCGAGGTATGGTATTAGATCATGGATGTAGACATCCTAATATGCCAAACAGGTTAacaaaatgttttatacTTGTTTTAAATACTAGTTTAGAATATGAAAAGAGCGAAGTCTTCTCATCATTTGTTTATTCAAATGCAGAAGATCGAGATAAATTAGTTGAATCAGAAAGAAAGTTTAcagatgataaaataaaaaaaatcattgaaataaaaaaaaatataatagaaaaaaaatttaaagaaaCAGGAGAGATGTATAACTTTGCAGTTTTTAATCAAAAAGGTATTGATCCAATCAGTTTAGATTTATTagcaaaagaaaatattatggcATTACgaagaattaaaagaagaaaCTTAGAACGCATTGTTTTATGTTGTGGTGGTAATCCATGTAATAATGTATATGATATCGTTGAAGAAGATATTGGATATGCAGGTTTAGTATATGAAATATGTGTTAACgatgaaaaatatacatttatagAAGAAGTTTTAAATCCTAAAAGCTGTaccatatttatacaaGCTCCTAATGATTATACgattaaacaaattaaagaTGCAATTAGAGATGGATTACgaagtattaaaaatgcaatTGATGATAATTGTGTTATATCAGGTGCTGGTGCTTTTGAAATTGCTgcttataataaattaaaacaagaagaaaaaaatattaaaggaaaacaaaaattttcatttgataTTTATGCTAACAGCTTATTAAACATTCCAAAAGTTTTATTAGAAAATAGTGGATTAGATATACATCAATCACTTTTTAATGTtatagataaatataatgaaaatccAGCAGAACCTTTGGGTGTTGATCTTGATTCTGGCGAACCTATAATACCTCACCTTCGAG gTATATACGACAACTATTGTGTAAAGAAACAGATCATATCAATTTCAACTGCGATAGCACAACAAATCCTTTTAGTTGATGAAATAATTAGAGCAGGAAAATCAATGGGGGGAGaaaaataa
- a CDS encoding ornithine aminotransferase, putative, protein MEFVKDLKTPEDYINNELKYGAHNYDPIPVVLKRAKGVFVYDVNDKRYYDFLSAYSSVNQGHCHPDILNAMINQAKNLTICSRAFFSVSLGICERYLTNLLGYDKVLMMNTGAEANETAYKLCRKWGYEVKKIPENMAKIVVCKNNFSGRTLGCISASTTNKCTSNFGPFAPQFSKVPYNDLEALEEELKDPNVCGFIVEPVQGEAGVIVPSDNYLPGVYNLCKKYNVLFVADEVQTGLGRTGKLLCVHHYNVKPDVVLLGKALSGGHYPISAVLANDSVMLVIKPGEHGSTYGGNPLAASICVESLNVLINEKLCENADKLGGPFLEGLKKELKDSKIIRDIRGKGLLCAIEFKNELVNVLDICLKLKENGLITRDVHDKTIRLTPPLCITKEQLDECTEIIVKTVKFFDEKF, encoded by the coding sequence ATGGAATTCGTCAAAGATTTAAAAACCCCAGAAGATTATATCAACAacgaattaaaatatggaGCTCATAATTATGACCCCATTCCAGTTGTATTAAAGAGAGCTAAGGGTGTATTTGTTTATGACGTTAATGATAAGAGATACTACGACTTTTTATCTGCTTACTCATCAGTCAACCAAGGACATTGCCACCcagatatattaaatgcCATGATTAACCAAGCTAAGAATTTAACCATATGTAGCAGAGCCTTTTTTAGTGTATCTTTAGGGATCTGTGAAAGGTATCTTACAAACTTACTTGGTTATGACAAGGTATTAATGATGAACACTGGAGCAGAAGCCAACGAAACcgcatataaattatgcaGAAAATGGGGTTAtgaagttaaaaaaattccaGAAAATATGGCTAAAATTGTTGTATGCAAAAATAACTTTTCAGGAAGAACTTTAGGTTGCATTTCTGCATCTACTACCAACAAATGTACATCTAATTTCGGTCCATTTGCTCCCCAATTTTCCAAAGTTCCTTATAATGATTTAGAAGCTTTAGAAGAAGAATTAAAAGACCCAAATGTCTGTGGATTTATTGTTGAACCAGTTCAAGGAGAAGCCGGTGTTATTGTACCATCAGATAACTACTTACCAGGTGTATATAActtatgcaaaaaatacaatGTTTTGTTTGTTGCTGATGAAGTTCAAACCGGATTAGGTAGAACcggaaaattattatgtgtACACCATTACAATGTTAAACCAGATGTAGTTTTATTGGGTAAAGCATTATCAGGAGGACACTATCCTATATCTGCTGTTTTGGCAAATGATAGTGTTATGCTTGTTATCAAACCAGGAGAACATGGTTCTACATATGGTGGTAACCCATTAGCTGCATCTATATGTGTTGAATCATTAAACGTAttaattaatgaaaaattatgcGAAAATGCTGACAAATTGGGTGGTCCATTTTTAGAaggtttaaaaaaagaattaaaagatTCTAAAATTATTAGAGATATAAGAGGTAAAGGATTGTTATGTGCTATTGAAttcaaaaatgaattagtTAATGTTTTAGATATCTGCttgaaattaaaagaaaacgGTTTAATTACAAGAGATGTCCATGACAAAACAATCCGTTTAACCCCACCTCTATGTATCACAAAAGAACAATTAGATGAATGCACAGAAATAATTGTTAAAACTGTTAAATTCTTTGACGAGaagttttaa